In Oleiharenicola lentus, the following are encoded in one genomic region:
- a CDS encoding glycoside hydrolase family 43 protein — MKHFSCLLLAALAAATAFGQAPAAPAPSRRPVGTVIVPSLEKPATAGSRSEKDMGGYLMVYFKDQTHSAYFAISRDGTTFTDVNGGDPVFAGAALAEQKGVRDPHIARGPDGAFYLAMTDLHIFGQRAGHRDTRWQRPEEKYGWGNNRALVLMKSWDLIHWTHTIFRVDLAFPELGDIDCAWAPQTTYDPVAGKMVVYFTIRYGNKHANIFWAHADEAFTKLVTVPQKIPGIGGIDADLTLVDGTWHMFYVAGAKIRYASSARLADGYTPTPDRIDPETVDTEAPNIFKRTGTNTYVLMYDVYGARPNNMGFSETEDFKTFRHLGRFNEGVMKGTNFERPKHGAVIPLTLAELRTVATHWQVKIKTN, encoded by the coding sequence ATGAAACACTTCTCCTGCCTCCTCCTCGCCGCCCTCGCGGCGGCCACCGCTTTCGGCCAAGCCCCGGCAGCACCCGCGCCCTCGCGCCGTCCGGTGGGCACGGTCATCGTGCCCTCGCTCGAGAAACCCGCCACCGCGGGCTCGCGATCGGAGAAGGATATGGGCGGCTACCTCATGGTGTATTTCAAGGACCAGACGCATTCGGCGTATTTCGCGATCAGTCGCGACGGGACGACCTTCACCGACGTGAACGGCGGCGATCCGGTCTTCGCCGGCGCGGCGCTCGCTGAGCAGAAAGGCGTGCGCGATCCGCACATCGCGCGCGGGCCCGACGGGGCGTTCTACCTCGCGATGACCGACCTCCACATCTTCGGCCAGCGCGCCGGCCATCGCGACACCCGCTGGCAGCGCCCCGAGGAGAAATACGGCTGGGGCAACAACCGCGCCCTCGTGCTGATGAAATCCTGGGACCTCATCCATTGGACGCACACGATCTTTCGCGTGGACCTGGCCTTCCCCGAGCTCGGCGACATCGACTGTGCGTGGGCGCCGCAGACGACTTACGATCCCGTTGCCGGAAAGATGGTCGTCTACTTCACGATCCGCTACGGCAACAAGCACGCCAACATCTTCTGGGCCCACGCCGACGAGGCGTTCACCAAGCTCGTGACCGTGCCGCAAAAAATCCCCGGCATCGGCGGCATCGACGCCGACCTCACGCTCGTGGACGGTACCTGGCACATGTTCTACGTTGCCGGCGCCAAGATCCGTTACGCCTCCTCCGCCCGCCTCGCCGATGGTTACACCCCGACGCCTGACCGCATCGATCCCGAGACCGTGGACACCGAGGCGCCGAACATCTTCAAGCGCACCGGCACGAACACCTATGTGCTCATGTATGATGTCTATGGCGCGCGGCCCAACAACATGGGCTTCAGCGAGACCGAGGACTTCAAAACCTTCCGCCACCTTGGTCGCTTCAACGAGGGCGTGATGAAGGGCACCAACTTCGAGCGTCCCAAGCACGGCGCCGTCATCCCCCTCACCCTCGCCGAACTCCGCACCGTCGCCACCCATTGGCAGGTGAAAATCAAAACCAACTAA
- a CDS encoding alpha-L-fucosidase — protein MKTRASFFLIFAVLAVLAGSLSAADAAKADPESREAREQRLAWFRQDKFGLFIHWGLYSIPAGYWKGQRSPGIGEWVQHRLKIPNAEYADLARWFNPVRFDADAWAQLAQDAGMKYVVITSKHHDGFALFRSAASPFNVVDATPFKRDVVAELAAACAKRGLRFGVYYSQSQDWHEPGGAGNNWDFPGNDTKEKSGAFDRYLQEKVEPQLRELLTNYGPICLIWFDTPQLMNGVSQAHRGKRLTDIVRSLQPATLIDGRLGTVGDYQSTGDNVIPPKASDAAFEVPATLNHTWGYRSDDHNWKSPGELIFKLVDIVSKGGNYLLNVGPTAEGVIPQPSQDNLREVGAWLRVNGEAVYGTGRSPFGEEFGEYATNLKDRAGQPVFLGFNDWRCTTKPGKLYFTLFKVERDGPLGVFTLPAFKNRISSVYALTDAGRTPLEVKTHADGRRFFHPERWVNDSMGTVYVVEYEGDQIER, from the coding sequence ATGAAAACCCGCGCCTCTTTCTTTCTGATCTTTGCCGTGCTTGCGGTGCTTGCCGGTTCACTGTCGGCGGCCGATGCCGCCAAGGCCGACCCCGAGAGTCGCGAGGCCAGGGAACAGCGCCTCGCGTGGTTTCGGCAGGACAAGTTCGGCCTGTTCATCCACTGGGGGCTCTACTCCATCCCGGCGGGTTACTGGAAGGGACAGCGTTCCCCCGGCATCGGCGAGTGGGTGCAGCACCGCCTGAAAATCCCCAATGCCGAATACGCCGACCTCGCCCGGTGGTTCAATCCAGTGCGCTTCGACGCCGACGCCTGGGCCCAGCTCGCGCAGGACGCCGGGATGAAATACGTCGTCATCACCTCGAAGCACCACGACGGCTTTGCGCTCTTCCGGTCCGCCGCCAGCCCCTTCAACGTCGTGGACGCCACGCCGTTCAAGCGCGACGTCGTCGCCGAGCTTGCCGCCGCCTGCGCCAAGCGCGGCCTGCGCTTCGGCGTCTATTATTCACAGTCGCAGGACTGGCACGAGCCGGGTGGCGCGGGCAACAACTGGGACTTCCCCGGCAACGACACCAAGGAAAAGAGCGGCGCCTTCGACCGCTACCTGCAGGAAAAGGTCGAGCCCCAGCTGCGCGAATTGCTCACGAATTATGGCCCGATCTGTCTGATCTGGTTCGACACGCCGCAGCTCATGAACGGTGTGAGCCAGGCGCACCGCGGCAAACGCCTGACCGACATCGTCCGCTCGCTGCAGCCCGCCACGCTGATCGACGGCCGGCTCGGCACGGTCGGCGACTACCAAAGCACGGGCGACAACGTCATCCCGCCCAAGGCGAGCGACGCCGCCTTCGAGGTGCCGGCCACGCTCAACCACACCTGGGGCTACCGCAGCGACGACCACAACTGGAAGTCGCCCGGCGAACTTATCTTCAAGCTGGTGGACATCGTGTCCAAGGGCGGCAACTACCTGCTCAACGTCGGCCCCACCGCCGAGGGCGTCATCCCGCAACCCAGTCAGGACAACCTGCGCGAGGTCGGCGCGTGGCTGCGCGTGAACGGCGAGGCGGTCTATGGCACCGGCCGTTCGCCCTTTGGCGAGGAGTTCGGCGAATACGCGACCAACCTCAAGGATCGCGCCGGCCAGCCGGTCTTCCTCGGGTTCAACGACTGGCGCTGCACCACGAAGCCCGGAAAACTCTACTTCACGCTCTTCAAGGTCGAGCGCGACGGCCCGCTCGGCGTCTTCACGTTGCCCGCCTTCAAGAACCGCATCTCGTCCGTTTATGCGCTGACCGACGCCGGCCGCACGCCGCTCGAGGTGAAAACGCACGCCGACGGCCGGCGCTTCTTCCACCCCGAACGCTGGGTCAACGACTCGATGGGCACGGTCTATGTCGTCGAATACGAGGGCGATCAGATCGAACGCTGA
- a CDS encoding glycoside hydrolase family 127 protein, whose protein sequence is MRTLRVPVVLGCFWLMASAQAEVPVARQAETFPLARVRLLDGPFKHAQEVNRRYLLAHDVDRLLAPFRIEAGLPSPKPKYPNWESMGLSGHSAGHYLTALAQEVATGGGAEWQRRLDALVAGLAECQQAGGDGYVGGIPRGRTLWNDIAAGRHNFQSFSLNGAWVPWYNEHKLFAGLRDAWLLASSTQARDVLVRLADWCDTLLARLTDEQMQAMLGTEHGGMNEVLADVYAITGDAKYLRLAQRFSHRAILDPLLRHEDRLTGLHANTQIPKVIGFARVAELGGDASWRDAARFFWTRVSGPRGVAFGGNSEREHFNPTEDFSALLESREGPESCNTYNMLRLTEALFRAEPAARYADYYERALYNHILASQHPGHGGYVYFTPIRPRHYRVYSQPEVCFWCCVGTGMENHGKYGAFIYGRSADNDALFVNLFVASELDWTERGVRVRQETAFPDAERTSLVVSTAKPQRFAVRVRHPGWCERPVVTVNGQTFQALTAPASYLEIEREWRDGDRVEIALPMRTTLERLPDGLDYAAVLHGPIVLAARTGTDGLEGLVANDGRMGHIAPGPYLPLDRAPMLVGDETKLVAAIRPVPGRALAFTAADVIKPQEFGSLELVPFFRVHDARYMLYWRTVSAEKYPEVVAALEASERARLALEARTLDFVAPGEQQSEVEHGFAGEATRSGTLHGRRSREATGGWFAYKLNVPAVTGSVATGLELIVTYDGGERGRSFDLLVNDRIIATVELKGEQRDRFVDVTYAVPADLAATGPLTVKFAAKEKNRTASIYGVRLVKVE, encoded by the coding sequence ATGAGAACTCTCCGCGTGCCGGTCGTGCTTGGTTGTTTCTGGTTGATGGCGTCGGCGCAGGCCGAGGTGCCGGTGGCGCGACAGGCCGAGACGTTTCCGCTGGCGCGGGTGCGGTTGCTCGACGGGCCGTTCAAGCACGCGCAGGAGGTCAACCGCCGCTATCTGCTCGCCCACGACGTGGATCGCCTGCTGGCTCCGTTCCGGATCGAAGCGGGCCTGCCCTCGCCGAAACCGAAGTATCCCAACTGGGAAAGCATGGGTCTTTCCGGCCACAGCGCCGGCCACTATCTCACCGCGCTGGCGCAGGAAGTTGCGACGGGCGGTGGCGCCGAATGGCAGCGGCGACTCGACGCGCTGGTCGCCGGGCTGGCCGAGTGCCAGCAGGCCGGAGGTGACGGCTATGTCGGCGGCATTCCGCGCGGACGCACGCTCTGGAACGACATCGCCGCGGGTCGCCACAATTTCCAGAGCTTCAGCCTGAACGGCGCCTGGGTGCCATGGTATAACGAGCACAAGCTCTTCGCCGGCCTGCGCGACGCCTGGCTGCTCGCCAGCAGCACCCAGGCTCGCGATGTGCTCGTGCGCCTCGCGGACTGGTGTGACACTTTGCTGGCCCGGCTCACCGACGAGCAGATGCAGGCCATGCTCGGCACCGAGCACGGCGGGATGAACGAGGTGCTGGCCGATGTTTACGCCATCACCGGCGATGCGAAGTACCTGCGCCTAGCCCAGCGGTTTTCCCATCGCGCGATCCTCGATCCGCTTCTCCGGCACGAGGACCGACTCACTGGCCTGCACGCCAACACCCAGATTCCGAAGGTCATCGGCTTCGCGCGGGTTGCGGAGCTCGGCGGGGATGCCTCCTGGCGCGACGCGGCGCGCTTTTTCTGGACCCGCGTAAGCGGTCCGCGCGGCGTGGCCTTCGGCGGCAACAGCGAGCGCGAGCACTTCAACCCGACCGAGGATTTCTCGGCCCTGCTCGAGTCGCGCGAGGGCCCGGAGTCTTGCAACACCTACAACATGCTCCGCCTCACCGAGGCGTTGTTCCGCGCCGAGCCGGCCGCGCGCTACGCCGACTACTACGAGCGGGCTCTCTACAACCACATCCTTGCCTCGCAGCACCCCGGCCACGGCGGCTACGTCTATTTCACGCCGATCCGTCCGCGGCACTATCGCGTGTATTCACAACCCGAGGTCTGCTTCTGGTGCTGCGTCGGCACCGGCATGGAAAACCACGGCAAATACGGCGCCTTCATCTATGGCCGTTCGGCGGACAACGACGCTCTGTTCGTGAACCTCTTCGTGGCCTCTGAACTCGACTGGACCGAGCGCGGCGTGCGGGTGCGGCAGGAGACGGCATTCCCCGACGCAGAGAGGACCAGCTTGGTCGTTTCGACGGCGAAGCCGCAGCGCTTCGCCGTGCGCGTCCGACATCCCGGCTGGTGCGAACGCCCGGTCGTCACGGTTAACGGCCAGACCTTTCAGGCTCTGACGGCGCCCGCTTCCTATCTGGAAATCGAACGTGAGTGGCGTGACGGCGACCGCGTGGAGATCGCGCTGCCGATGCGCACGACGCTTGAGCGCCTGCCGGACGGTTTAGACTACGCCGCCGTGCTGCACGGCCCGATCGTGCTGGCGGCCCGGACCGGCACCGACGGGCTTGAAGGCCTCGTGGCCAACGACGGCCGCATGGGGCACATCGCGCCCGGACCGTATCTGCCGCTCGACCGCGCGCCAATGCTCGTGGGGGACGAGACCAAGCTCGTCGCCGCCATCCGGCCGGTTCCAGGGCGAGCGCTGGCCTTCACGGCCGCCGACGTGATCAAGCCGCAGGAATTCGGCAGCCTGGAGCTGGTGCCGTTCTTCCGCGTGCATGACGCCCGCTACATGCTCTATTGGCGGACGGTCTCGGCGGAGAAATACCCGGAAGTTGTCGCCGCGCTGGAGGCATCGGAGCGCGCGCGGCTGGCGCTGGAGGCGCGCACGCTGGATTTCGTCGCCCCGGGCGAGCAGCAGTCGGAGGTTGAGCACGGTTTCGCCGGCGAAGCCACGCGCTCGGGCACGCTGCATGGCCGCCGGTCGCGCGAGGCCACCGGCGGCTGGTTTGCCTACAAGTTGAATGTCCCGGCGGTTACCGGCTCCGTGGCCACAGGACTGGAGCTGATCGTCACCTACGACGGCGGCGAGCGTGGCCGCAGTTTCGACCTGCTGGTGAACGACCGCATCATCGCGACGGTTGAGCTAAAAGGCGAGCAGCGAGACCGCTTTGTCGATGTCACCTACGCGGTGCCCGCCGACCTAGCCGCGACCGGCCCGCTCACCGTAAAATTCGCCGCCAAGGAAAAGAACCGCACCGCCTCCATCTATGGCGTGAGGTTGGTGAAGGTGGAGTAG
- a CDS encoding alpha/beta hydrolase, with amino-acid sequence MRPLILALCLLGTGLPQTVLAAEPAPGVPAATNIPGVAYPRLLPDNRVVFRVKAPEAQRVQFRIYQTFDAVKDAEGFWTVTTEPQVPGFHYYWLVIDGVAVNDPGSETFYGTGKQTSGLEIPEPGDAGAYYQSQDVPHGEVRERWYHSKVTQGPRRFFLYTPPGYDQNRDARYPVLYLQHGGGEDERAWPIQGRVAQIMDNLIAAGQAKPMLIVMERGYAVKPGEAEVPFGPGANANLSPAEMQARTIARFGTFEQVLLQDVIPLVDANYRTIADREHRAIAGFSMGGGQAFMIGLRQPGLFASIGGLSGTGGTIADPATYYGGVFADAAKFNASTKLLFLGHGGAEPERMMTGFHGFHARLTELGIKHAYYVSEGTGHVWLTERRNLREFTTRLFR; translated from the coding sequence ATGCGCCCGCTCATCCTTGCCCTTTGTCTCCTCGGGACCGGTCTGCCCCAGACCGTCCTCGCCGCCGAACCGGCGCCCGGCGTGCCGGCTGCAACCAACATTCCCGGCGTTGCCTACCCGCGGCTCCTGCCCGACAACCGCGTCGTCTTCCGTGTGAAGGCACCCGAGGCGCAGCGCGTGCAGTTCCGCATCTACCAGACCTTCGACGCCGTGAAGGACGCCGAGGGCTTCTGGACGGTGACGACCGAGCCGCAGGTGCCGGGTTTCCATTACTACTGGCTCGTGATCGACGGCGTGGCGGTCAACGACCCGGGCAGCGAGACCTTCTACGGCACGGGCAAGCAGACCAGCGGCCTCGAGATCCCCGAGCCGGGCGACGCCGGCGCCTACTATCAGTCGCAGGACGTGCCGCACGGCGAGGTGCGCGAACGCTGGTATCACTCCAAGGTCACGCAGGGTCCGCGCCGGTTCTTCCTCTACACGCCACCGGGCTACGACCAAAACCGCGACGCGCGTTATCCCGTGCTCTACCTCCAGCACGGCGGCGGCGAGGACGAGCGCGCCTGGCCCATTCAGGGCCGCGTGGCCCAGATCATGGACAACCTCATCGCCGCCGGGCAGGCGAAGCCGATGCTCATCGTGATGGAGCGCGGCTACGCCGTGAAACCCGGCGAGGCCGAGGTGCCCTTCGGCCCCGGCGCCAACGCCAACCTCTCGCCGGCGGAGATGCAGGCCCGCACGATCGCGCGCTTCGGCACCTTCGAGCAGGTCCTGCTGCAGGACGTGATTCCGCTCGTGGACGCCAACTATCGCACGATCGCCGATCGCGAACACCGCGCCATCGCCGGTTTCTCGATGGGCGGCGGCCAGGCCTTCATGATCGGCCTGCGCCAACCCGGCCTCTTCGCCTCCATCGGCGGCCTGAGCGGCACCGGCGGCACGATCGCCGATCCCGCGACCTATTACGGCGGCGTCTTCGCCGATGCCGCGAAGTTCAACGCGAGCACCAAGCTGCTCTTCCTCGGCCATGGCGGCGCCGAACCCGAGCGCATGATGACCGGATTTCACGGTTTCCATGCCCGGCTCACGGAGCTCGGCATCAAACACGCCTATTACGTGTCAGAAGGCACCGGCCACGTCTGGCTGACCGAGCGCCGCAACCTCCGCGAATTCACCACGCGCCTGTTCCGCTGA
- a CDS encoding glycoside hydrolase family 97 protein: MKSLRLLLCLAGFLPLALALKAQEVRSPDGSLAVKLSLDGGALTYTVSHHGRTVLEPSPLGLETSLGSFASGLKAAGSSTAKLDERYTLPHGKVREVHYVANELTARFTNEKGDNLEVIFRVSDRDVAFAYRLSGKDRRRVTIQGEATGFNFPAAATAFATWQAKPGDGWMASKPSYEEGYQIDVPVGTRSPSGAGFTFPALFRIGADGWVLVSETGTSSHYAGTRLADPTPDGLYRIALPQPGENGGIGDASVSASLPLLTPWRTLTVGANLAPIVESTVATDVVAPLYAPSQSYVPGRSTWSWLVWQDPSMNEPDQRAFIDLAAAMGWEYILVDALWEGNLGRAKLAELVAYARSKKVDVLLWYNSNGAWNDAPQDPRNRMDTAPARQNEMAWLKSIGVKGLKVDFFGGDKQTTIKLYEDILTDGNAHGLMLVFHGATLPRGWERMYPNFMSSEAGMASEMLIFSQDFADREAQNSTVYPFTRNAVAPFDYGPLVLNRSFHKEAGKGNKRRTSDAFQLASTVLYQSPLQHFGLTPDNLREQPAFVIDFLKQVPAVWDETRYLAGYPGKDVALARRHGDRWFVAASNGEQKRKELALSLPFLAGRTLTLIHDAPEQKAATRQVTVGADGKLTLTLEVGGGAVLFE; encoded by the coding sequence ATGAAATCCCTGCGCCTGCTCCTCTGTCTCGCCGGTTTCCTCCCGCTCGCCCTCGCGCTCAAAGCGCAGGAGGTCCGCAGCCCCGACGGCTCCCTCGCCGTCAAACTGTCGCTCGATGGCGGCGCGCTCACCTACACGGTCAGCCATCACGGGCGCACGGTCCTCGAACCCTCGCCGCTTGGCTTGGAGACGAGCCTCGGCAGCTTCGCCAGCGGCCTGAAAGCTGCCGGCTCCAGCACGGCGAAGCTCGACGAGCGCTACACGCTGCCGCACGGCAAGGTGCGCGAGGTGCATTACGTGGCCAACGAACTCACCGCCCGCTTCACCAACGAGAAGGGCGACAACCTCGAGGTCATTTTCCGCGTCAGCGACCGCGATGTCGCTTTCGCCTACCGGCTCTCGGGCAAGGACCGCCGCCGCGTGACCATCCAGGGCGAGGCCACCGGTTTCAATTTCCCTGCGGCCGCCACCGCCTTCGCCACCTGGCAGGCCAAGCCTGGCGACGGCTGGATGGCCTCGAAGCCCAGCTACGAGGAGGGTTACCAGATTGACGTGCCCGTGGGCACCCGATCCCCGAGTGGCGCGGGCTTCACCTTCCCCGCGCTCTTCCGCATCGGCGCCGATGGCTGGGTGCTCGTGTCCGAAACCGGCACCTCCAGCCACTACGCGGGCACCCGTTTGGCCGACCCGACGCCGGACGGCCTGTATCGCATCGCCCTGCCGCAGCCCGGGGAAAACGGCGGCATCGGCGACGCCTCGGTCTCAGCCTCGCTGCCGCTGCTCACGCCGTGGCGCACGCTCACCGTCGGCGCGAACCTCGCGCCGATCGTCGAAAGCACCGTCGCCACCGATGTCGTGGCGCCGCTCTACGCGCCGTCACAATCCTACGTCCCGGGCCGCTCCACCTGGAGCTGGCTCGTCTGGCAGGACCCGAGCATGAACGAGCCCGACCAGCGCGCCTTCATCGATCTCGCCGCGGCGATGGGTTGGGAATACATTCTCGTGGACGCGCTCTGGGAGGGAAACCTCGGCCGCGCCAAGCTCGCCGAACTCGTCGCCTATGCGCGTTCCAAGAAAGTGGACGTGTTGCTCTGGTATAACTCCAACGGCGCCTGGAACGACGCCCCGCAGGACCCGCGCAACCGGATGGACACCGCGCCCGCGCGCCAGAACGAGATGGCCTGGCTCAAATCCATCGGTGTGAAGGGCCTCAAGGTGGACTTCTTCGGCGGCGACAAGCAGACGACGATCAAGCTCTACGAGGACATTCTCACCGACGGCAACGCGCACGGCCTCATGCTCGTCTTCCACGGCGCCACCCTGCCGCGCGGCTGGGAGCGCATGTATCCGAACTTCATGAGCAGCGAGGCCGGCATGGCCTCCGAGATGCTCATCTTCTCCCAGGACTTCGCCGACCGGGAGGCTCAAAACAGCACGGTCTATCCGTTCACCCGCAACGCCGTCGCCCCCTTCGACTACGGCCCGCTGGTGCTGAATCGCAGCTTCCACAAGGAAGCGGGCAAGGGCAACAAGCGCCGCACGTCCGACGCCTTCCAGCTCGCGAGTACCGTCCTCTACCAGTCGCCGCTCCAGCACTTCGGCCTCACGCCGGACAACCTTCGGGAGCAGCCGGCTTTCGTGATCGATTTCCTCAAGCAGGTGCCTGCCGTGTGGGACGAGACGCGCTACCTCGCCGGTTATCCGGGCAAGGACGTCGCGCTCGCCCGTCGTCATGGCGACCGCTGGTTTGTCGCCGCCTCCAATGGAGAGCAGAAACGGAAGGAGCTCGCGCTTTCGCTTCCCTTCCTCGCCGGCCGCACGCTCACGCTCATCCACGACGCGCCGGAGCAAAAAGCCGCCACCCGTCAGGTCACCGTCGGCGCCGACGGCAAGCTTACCCTCACCCTCGAAGTTGGCGGCGGTGCCGTGCTGTTCGAATGA
- a CDS encoding alpha/beta hydrolase, whose translation MKLRLFFTFTLALAATAVSAQEKPEETSPERARANFARPIVLAEDDVRLFPEPPAGYRDLPGGALRGRLEPFEYDSAVTGTRRKAQVYLPPGYSPDKKYPVLYLLHGIGGNEHEWTGYVKAHAILDNLMAEGKAVPFITVLPNGRALADDTPGQNPFQPEKAASFAKFERDLLDHLIPAVQAKYSTYTDREHRALAGLSMGGGQTFNFGLGHLDTFAWIGAFSAAPNTKPPEQLVPDPAAAKAQLKLLYISCGNKDGLINFSQRTHRYLKEHGVPHLWNVDDHGHDGETWGSNLHHFAQRLFR comes from the coding sequence ATGAAACTCCGCCTCTTCTTCACCTTCACTCTCGCCCTCGCCGCCACGGCGGTCTCCGCCCAGGAAAAGCCCGAGGAAACCTCCCCCGAGCGTGCCCGCGCCAACTTCGCGCGGCCGATCGTCCTCGCCGAAGATGATGTCCGTCTCTTTCCCGAGCCGCCGGCCGGCTACCGCGACCTGCCCGGCGGCGCCCTGCGCGGTCGGCTCGAGCCTTTCGAATACGACTCCGCCGTCACCGGCACGCGCCGCAAGGCGCAGGTCTATCTCCCGCCCGGTTACTCGCCCGACAAGAAATACCCCGTGCTCTACCTCCTGCACGGCATCGGTGGCAATGAGCACGAGTGGACCGGCTACGTGAAGGCCCACGCCATCCTCGACAATCTCATGGCCGAAGGAAAAGCCGTGCCGTTCATCACCGTCCTTCCCAACGGCCGTGCGCTGGCCGACGACACGCCCGGCCAGAATCCTTTCCAGCCCGAGAAGGCCGCCAGTTTCGCCAAGTTCGAGCGCGACCTGCTCGACCACCTGATCCCGGCCGTGCAGGCGAAGTATTCGACCTACACCGACCGCGAGCACCGCGCCCTCGCCGGACTCTCGATGGGCGGCGGCCAGACTTTCAACTTCGGCCTGGGCCATCTCGACACTTTCGCGTGGATCGGCGCTTTCTCCGCCGCGCCCAATACCAAGCCGCCGGAGCAGCTTGTGCCCGATCCCGCCGCCGCCAAGGCGCAGCTCAAGCTCCTCTACATCTCCTGCGGCAACAAGGACGGCCTCATCAACTTCTCGCAGCGCACGCACCGCTACCTCAAGGAGCACGGCGTCCCGCACCTGTGGAACGTGGACGACCACGGCCACGACGGTGAAACCTGGGGTAGCAACCTCCACCACTTCGCCCAGCGCCTCTTCCGCTGA
- a CDS encoding carboxylesterase/lipase family protein, translating to MKTPALIALFALAAATLGFAQAPAPVRTDTGLVQGVTEKDLAVYKGIPFAVPPVGDLRWRAPQPAAKWEGVRAADKFGPDPYQGDGKGGVSEDCLYVNVWTPAKSPGDKLPVLVWIYGGGFSFGSTSTPVHNGEHLARKGVVLVTINYRVGPLGFLAHPELSAETGRKTSGNWGLMDQIAGLKWVQRNIAAFGGDPAKVTIFGESAGGISVSMLCASPEAKGLFRGAISQSGGSFGPTRPTTYPGENMRTLAQAEASGVAFVQKAGVSSIAELRKLPPDKLPAGWGSGAAWPIVDGFIIPDDQHKLYEAGRYNAVDILVGINSDEGLSFAREKTPEEYRANVEKRYGPFAEKLLAAYPATATTVPKTARDLMRDAAFGWHTWVWATLQARAGRTKVFYYYFDQHPARPADGPSADHGMPHGVDVPYVFQTHDRNDAKLTPGDWAISDTVSTYWTNFAKRGDPNGPGVPAWPRYTDSDRRVMYFKNTAQPGPVPSADALAVLDSYFAWRRTPEGAAWAQ from the coding sequence ATGAAAACCCCTGCCTTGATTGCCCTCTTCGCCCTCGCCGCCGCCACGCTCGGCTTCGCCCAGGCTCCCGCGCCCGTCCGGACCGACACCGGTCTCGTGCAGGGCGTGACCGAAAAGGACCTCGCCGTCTACAAAGGCATTCCCTTCGCGGTGCCGCCGGTCGGCGATCTCCGCTGGCGCGCGCCGCAGCCCGCCGCAAAGTGGGAGGGCGTGCGCGCCGCCGACAAGTTCGGCCCCGATCCCTACCAGGGCGACGGCAAGGGCGGCGTCAGCGAGGACTGTCTCTACGTCAACGTTTGGACGCCGGCGAAGTCGCCCGGCGACAAGCTCCCCGTGCTTGTGTGGATCTATGGCGGCGGTTTCTCCTTCGGCTCGACCTCGACGCCGGTCCACAACGGCGAGCACCTCGCGCGCAAGGGCGTCGTGCTGGTCACGATCAACTACCGCGTCGGCCCGCTCGGTTTCCTCGCGCATCCGGAGCTGAGCGCCGAAACCGGACGCAAGACGTCCGGCAACTGGGGCCTGATGGACCAGATCGCCGGCCTGAAGTGGGTGCAGCGCAACATCGCTGCCTTCGGCGGCGACCCCGCAAAGGTCACGATTTTCGGCGAATCCGCCGGCGGCATCTCCGTCAGCATGCTCTGCGCGTCGCCCGAGGCCAAAGGACTCTTTCGCGGCGCGATCTCGCAGAGCGGCGGTTCCTTCGGCCCGACGCGTCCGACGACCTATCCGGGCGAAAACATGCGCACGCTCGCGCAGGCCGAGGCCTCGGGTGTCGCCTTCGTCCAGAAGGCTGGTGTCTCGTCGATCGCCGAGCTGCGGAAACTGCCACCCGACAAACTCCCGGCCGGGTGGGGGAGCGGTGCCGCCTGGCCCATCGTGGACGGCTTCATCATCCCCGATGACCAGCACAAGCTCTACGAGGCCGGTCGATACAACGCCGTGGACATCCTCGTCGGCATCAACTCTGACGAAGGCCTGAGTTTCGCGCGCGAGAAAACGCCCGAGGAATACCGCGCCAACGTCGAGAAGCGCTACGGCCCCTTCGCCGAAAAACTGCTCGCCGCCTATCCCGCCACGGCCACGACCGTCCCGAAGACCGCGCGCGACCTCATGCGTGACGCCGCCTTCGGCTGGCATACCTGGGTTTGGGCGACACTCCAGGCCCGCGCCGGGCGGACGAAGGTCTTCTATTACTACTTCGACCAGCATCCCGCGCGTCCCGCGGACGGTCCGTCCGCCGACCACGGCATGCCGCACGGCGTGGATGTGCCCTATGTGTTCCAGACCCACGACCGCAACGACGCCAAGCTCACGCCGGGCGACTGGGCCATCTCCGACACTGTGTCCACCTACTGGACGAACTTCGCCAAGCGCGGGGACCCCAACGGCCCCGGCGTGCCTGCCTGGCCGCGCTACACCGACAGCGACCGCCGTGTGATGTATTTCAAAAACACCGCGCAACCCGGCCCCGTGCCAAGCGCCGACGCGCTCGCCGTGCTCGACTCCTACTTTGCCTGGCGTCGCACCCCCGAAGGCGCGGCCTGGGCGCAGTAA